The Acinonyx jubatus isolate Ajub_Pintada_27869175 chromosome B3, VMU_Ajub_asm_v1.0, whole genome shotgun sequence genomic interval cccaagcgCCCCCAAACCCCTCCCCCGCTGGGGCGCCCCTACCAGGGGCAGGTTGCAGCCCGGGATGCTGGGGAAGTCGTGGTGCTCCACGTGGTAGCCCACGTTGAAGGTGATCCAGTTGAGGGGCCCGTAGTAGGAGTAGGTCTCGTGGCCCTTGAGGAACATGTAGTGCTCGGCCACGAAGTGGCCCGAGATGGGGTgcaggcccaggcccagcagcGTGCTGGCCAGCAGGTAGACCACGGGCTTGAGCCCCCAGAGGGCGAAGATGGCGGCGTCGGCGGCCAGCTGCACCAGCGCGTTGAGCACCTCCATGCGGGTCACGGCCTTGGGGTGCACGCACAGCGGCCGCAGCGAGTAGAACAGGGGCTGCAGCGCCAGCCACAGCAGCTTGCGGGCCGGCGTGCAGAAGAGCCAGCCCTCGAGGCGCGTGGGCACGTCCACGTCCAGCCCGTCGCCGCCCAGGTAGCGGTGGTGGTCCACGTGGTACTTCTTGAAGGAGGCGGCGTAGGGCACCCCCACCGGCAGGTTGGCGAACACGGCGAGCCAGCGGTTGTGCGCGGCGCGGCCCGTGCCGAAGGCGGCGTTGTGCGAGATGTCGTGGATGGCGAGCGTCAGCGAGTGGTTCACGCAGCCCCCGAACGCGTAGGCCCAGAAGAGCAGCCAGCGCCACGCCAGGCCCCGCACCAGCCAGCAGGCCAGCAGCTGCGCCAGCACCAGCCCCAGCACCGTCCACTTGAGGCGAGGGTCGGGCCGCATCAGGGCCTTGATGGCCGGGTACTTGGCTGCGGGAAGGGCGGAGGAGACAAGTGAGGGGGGCGTGGCCACGCGGcagggcctccccctcccccgcttccctttccccgcccgccctccctccctccttccagcagccacggcgggggggggggggggggggtcactcgAAGGCGTGGCCCTGCGTCTGGGGACCTAGGATCGATTCTTCGGGGGCAGGGGGGACCCGCGGAGGCAGCCAAcctgcctcccccaccagctGGGGGCTCCCGCGGGACTTCCCAGGGTGGGGGTCTCTGCCGCCCGCCCAGGAGCAGGCGTCAGCACAGGTCACAGAAACGTAGTGCCCGAAATGGAAGCGGCACATGGctatgtgggggggagggggacttcCGTCAGGCTCCAGGGACGCGGTGCACGTGTCGCCCAGGCACATGGGGAACCTCGGAGGGcgcaggggaggggacacagagggCCCTGGTTTTGTCGCCAGTGTTGCGGTTCTTACACAAGATCTGAAGGAAACATGGTAAAATGGCGAATGCATTCATTTTAGGTGGGGGGTGTTTGTTATAGAAACTTTggtacttttctgtattttgttctacaggaaagaaaaggacaatgACAGTGAGAGTGggccaagcaggggagggccttCCAGCCAACAAGCAGCCAGACTCAGCAGGGACAGCACAAgagtggggggcaggagagggaaagggggagaatgCCTTCTAGAAGCCTCCCTGACTGCTctgtggcggggggtgggggtgggggagtaagGAGTCTGGTGCTGTGtccagggatggggagggacagCACCAGCGGTCGTCACATGCTCAGGGTGACAAGTGCTCCTCAGGTCTGCTCTGTCCCCTGGTTCCCAGGGCAGGGCACACAGGCCCTCAGAGGCAGAgcacagatatggaaactgaggctagtGACAACAGGGGTTTATCCCAGGCACGCTCAGGACAGCCAGTGCCAGTCTCCGGGCAGCCTCGGGCTCACCAACCACAGGCTGGCACATGAACAGCGTCCCCAGGACCGCAACAGAGGCTGGGCCCCAACTGGAACCGGCCAGATGAAGGGTAAATCCTGCCCAGCCCTTTCCTCTGACCCAGGAAGTCACTTCCCTTTTGTGCTCAGAAGAGAAGGATGTGACAGCTCGGCTCAGCGCCCCCTCCGCGGCCCCCATGGCCAGGCCCCTCCACCTTCCTCCCAGCCCACAGAACTTTCTGTCAGAGCCACCCAGTGATGGAACAGTCTGCTTCATAGGTGGTGAGCCGCCTGTCCCTGGGAGTATGCAAAGAGAAACACAACAACATGGGCAAAGGGATTCTGCCCCAGTCAGAAGGGAGACTCAGGTTCAAAATCCTCCTGCCCAAGAGGCCACACTACAAGCCCATCTTGGGGTTAGTCTGGATGTTGCTGTGTGGCCGGAGGTGTGTTCCCACCCTCTCTGGACCTCGGTGTCCCAGCGTGTGATGGCAAGGGTGTGACATGCCTCACAGGCTATCTGTCCCCACAGAACAGTCCTGGTTCCACAAACGCAAACAGCCTTCATCTGCTGGAGATGCTGGGGGGCGTTGGGGTTCCCAAGTCCTAGAATAGCAGGCCACCTCTGCCCAGAGATCAACAGAGTCTCCCCCCAGGCAGCACTTACACCAgctgcgccgcccccccccccccccccggcactcAGGGACCACCTCTGGGACAGTGCCAGCCCTCAGGCCTCCAATCTTcacaaagccacccaggcccttTGATCCCGGGACCCCTCTCCCTGAAGCTCGGCCAAGGACACCACCAGGACAGTGGTCACAGCACAAGTATAAAAGCAGAACTTGGGAACAAGCAGACAAGGCAAGCGACAGGTGACAAACCTCAGCTCCACTCAACGGGAACACAAGGGCCCCAGCATCCCGGGGGGTGGGAGAGAGCGGCATTCGGAGCAGGTTCAGACCCTCGCTCCAGATGACagtttaatatccagaatatataaagatctccTACAGCTCAACAACAAAGACAGACAACCCAATTTGAAATGGGCAAGtgacctgaacagacacttctcccaAGACGTGCACCTGGCCAAttagcacataaaaagatgctccgcgtcagccatcagggaaatgcaaatcagagccACAAATGAGACACGCTACACACCCGCTAGGATGGCTGTAATAAAAACAGTTAATACCAAGTGTTAGTGAGGACGTGGCCGACCTGGAGTCCTTGttcgtgcactgctggtgggaacgcaaaatgGCGCGGGCGCTGTGGAAGACAGTTGGGCGGTTCCTCAAAGAGCTAAATGTTGACTTAGCGTGTgccccagcaatttcacttctcaATAGGTACCCCAAAGAACTTAAATCAGGGACACACACGAGACCTGTACACCAATGTCCAGCACACTAGTCACAGCATCCAAAGGTGGAAAACAACCCACGTGTCCAACAACAGATGAACGGCTAAACAAAAAGGGGGCTGGCCACACAGTGGGATGTCATTCAGCCACCGAAAGGAACAAAACTTCCAGTCGAAGAACAACCGAGTCCTGGGGGTGCAGTGGCCgccatggtgactatagttgataacacccTGTTGTAGACTTGAAACTCGCCTCGAAAGTAGATCTTCTCCCATCCGGGAACCTAACGACAAAAGTGCCTGTAAGCACCCGTGGTGACACATGTTAAGGAGATATACTGTGGTGATCCTTTTGCAACATATACAAACATCGAGTCCTCCTGTTGTACACCTGACCCTAGAATTGTGTTATATGTAACTAtgcctcaatttaaaaaattccgaaaggggcgcctgggtggctcagtcagctaagcatccgacttcagctcaggtcatgatctcgcggtccgtgagttcgagccccgcgtcgggctctgggctgatggctcagagcctggagcctgcttccaattctgtgtctccctctctctctgcccctcccccgttcatgctctgtctctctctgtcccaaaaataaagaaaaacgttgaaaaaaaaattaaaaaaaaaaaaattccgaaACACCTTCTCTGTTTCACAATGCCGACTCCCTAATCCTGCTCCCCGAAACGGACTCCCGGGTGAACTACCAGCGctgcaaaaacaaatttttttaaagggaggaaaTGCTGACACAGGTTACAACATGGACGAGCCTTGAAGACACGACGTtgaggaaagaagccagaaacagagGCCGCGTGGTTTATGACTATACTGACACGAACGTTGAGAACAGgcaagttcatagagacagaagggaggggtgagcaggggctggggagggggtcgcaggggtggggcggggagcgGTGACGGGTCTGTTGGGAGCCCCAAAAAGGTTTCGGAAAGAGCAACGGCACACAACCGTTGCCACCAGATCAGGCACCTAAATGTGGTTACAGCGGCAAACGGTACGTTACATGTATTTCACAATAaggaaaaagttaagaaaaacaaCCCCAGCTcaggacgcctgggcggctcggtcggttgagcgtccgacttcggctccggtcatgatctcacggctggtgggttcgagccccgtgtcgggctctgtgccgacagctcggagcccggggcccgcttcggattctgggtcccaccctctctctctctgccctctcccgctcatgctgtctctctctgcctctcaaaaataaatgaacattaaaaacaaaaaaacgaaactACAGTCCCGGCTCTGGGCAGGCTGGTTTGACCGCAAGCCTCCGCGGCTGAACGACGGCCAGGGTCACCGGCAGGACTAACAGATAAGGCATGGGGCAGCTCCGGCTGAGCGGCCAAGGCGGGCACGCCGACCTGCCTGCAGTCGGGATGACCGCCTGGTGCACCGGGGAGGCCAGCTTTAAGGAGGTCGCCAAACACGGCCACAGAGGCTTGCCGCGGTGCAAATGGGACACGGGGGACTGCCTTCACCCCGGGGGCCGGCCCGCGTTGCCTAACGGCCGCTGAGCTTGCGCCTGCGTTGCGGGAGGTGACTGGGCCGCCCCACAAAGGCCAAAGGCCCAGTGGGGTGCACGTGGGCAGAAGAGTTCTCGGGATGGCAGTGCGAAGGCCCTGCCACCTTAAGCCAGGAGAACCCCTTCACAAGATGGAGGGAGATGCCGGcaatgggggggcggggggaaagaaTGACggccccccacagccccccacgTCCCAATCCCATAACCCGCGAGTAGGTTCGACGAcacagcaagagagaagcaaggtCGAACAGGGCAGTCAGGTTACTAGGAACGGACCTTACTACACGAGAATGACCCTGGATCTTCCGGTGGCCCAGGGTCATCCCAGGGCCCTACCCGTGGGggagcaggcaggagagggggtCCCGGGGGCGCCGAGAAGGGCTCCGCCGGCCCCTGCTGGTGTGAAGGTGGCGCTGGAGGAGGCGGGTGCAGGTGCCTGCGAAGCTGGAAAGGCCTGGGACCAGATTCTCCCCCAGGGAGAGCACGGCCCTGGGACACCCTCACTTCAGCTGGGTGAGACCCGTGTCAGACTCgtgacctccagaactgcaagagaaCACGTGTGGTGTTCGAAGCCCCCCGGTTTGTGGAAATCTCACCCAAGAAAACTCACCCAGCACCGGGACCAGGGAGGAGGAAGCCGCACGGCTGGGCCAGCCACCCGggtctgctcctcctctgccctgACGTCTGGCGCTGGGCGCGGGGCCACTCACACTCGGTCCTGCCCCTGAGGGCCGGAGGGGGATGAGCCAGCACTGCGCTCGCCCAGGTTCTCCCCCCAGGTGGGCACGAGACCAAAGGACCCGAGCCTGGGAGCGGGGACTGCCGTGTGGGCCCCACGCAGAAGGGGGGACAAGGGGCAGGCCTCGTCCAAGCTTGCTCCTCTCCCAAGAGGGGGTCAGAGTGACAGGCGACACTTCAGAACACAGGCCTGTATTTCCTGGGAAGACcagtgctgggggcggggggatgttGATGAAGAGAGTGGGGGGGGACTGGGAGCTGGGAATCCAGCAGCCACAATGAGGTgaagccagagaaagaagaaaggtcttcACGACGGCCAGGAAGTTCTGGCCACCTCAGCCATCAGCCGACACGCTCACCCACAGCCCAGGGCCGGGGACACCACAGAGTCCCCCTAACCTCTGCACAGCTGGATGTCAGGTTGGAACATCCAGGTCACAGGTCACAGGGCTCTCCGCCAGCCTCCCTTTTATGAGGGGCAGCCCCCGGGGCACCAGCCCTCTCCCCTGGGCAACCAGCGGCCTGGCCGGCACCTGCCAAGGCACATGTGAGAGCTGACCCAGGAAGCTGAAGGCCACCAGCTTCTACAGGGTTAGTTCCCATGCTTCCCCTTGGAAGGAGGCCAAGCGTGGGCAGCACGGGGGGGGCAGGCCACACCTGCACCAGGTGAGCAGCCTGGCAAGCTGTGGGACACTGGGAACCAGGACCCCAGCTCTGGGATCAAGGCCAGCAAACAGGCCAGTCCCGTGCTCCTCAGAGGCAGCGGTGACCTTGGACAGTGGGCGCCAGATGCCCCACCTGTCGAACAAAGACAGCGAATCCTACCTGTGGGGAGCAAAGGAGCGCACCCTTGCGGACCCACCCCTGCCGAGCCCACCTTCGGGGAGCCCGGTGCCCCTTCTCCTTTACCTGACAGTGTCCCAAATCCTCGGCTGCCCCCAGCCCGGGCGGCCACACTACCTCCCCACCCTTGTCCCCACATCTGAGAAATGGGGTGACATTCCTACCTGCCTACCAGGGCTGCAGTGAGGCTGGGATGACGGCTCCGGGCCCTGGGAGCAGTCTTATTGCTCTTAAATGCAGTTTCCTGATCTGAGAATAAAAACATCCTACTTCTGACCTATGGGGGCTCAGGTGCTGTTCCTGGAGGCTGATCTGGCCCAGCTTGCTTTGACCTACGAGAAAGAGCCCAGCGCTCCCGGGCCGGGAGGGTCACGGGGTCCAGCCATCCTGCTGGAAGCCTGGAAAGTGGGTCCGATGTCCCAGCTGGactccaggcagggcaggggcgaTGCCTACAAGGGGCCAAGCACGTGAGCCCCAGATCACCTCCACTACCTGCCGGGAGGCGCTTCCTGGACACGGTACGGGGAGGAGGGGCCCAGCAGCCATCAAGGAGAAGGCAGAGCCCAGGGGCCTTGGCTGAAAGTGTATGCGGGGCGAGGCACCAGAAGGGCTCAGAGACCACAGTCAGGGAGCTGGGCCCCCCCTTAGGAGCGGGGCTAGTCTGGACCTTCCCATCGCGAGAAAACTCAAGCCTCACTCGAGGAAACCTCAAATACCTGACTTTTCAATTCCAGAGCTTCCCGGTTCCAGAGGAGATGCTCTGGGGACCACTGGCCACTCAGGACCAGAGGTGGAGGTCACTGGGCACCGTATGGAGCGGGGTAACTGAAGCCACGGGCTGGAGGTGTCTAGCCAAGGAGGGGCCATGAACAGGAAGACAAGACAGGTGCCCCCAGTGCACTTAGCAAGGTCATGGCGGCCTCAGCAGGAGCCATTCCAGCACAGTCAGGGGCAAGATGGCAGTGGGGTAAGGAGATGCGGGGGACAGGATGAGTGCGGGCATGGGGGGCATGGGGGACGGAGGGAAGTTTGGCTGGGGGgtaagaggagaaggaggaaagcacCTGCGGACAGCAGAATGAGAGGACGGAGATGCTGGGGCGGGGCTCACGGAGCAGGCAAGGGGGTGCTGGCCCTGTAGAAGCGGGGGCCTCTTCCAGGGGCTCAGGGAAGGACACAGCCCTGGGCTCCATGTTCTCTGGGCCCCAAGAGAGGGGGATGCCCAAAGACGAGGCAGAGAACCCCACACTCCTGGCAGCTCCCACGAGGAGCCGCAGCCCTGGCTGGACATCCGAGCCTGGCCCAGCCTGACCAGGCCCTTCCCCACAGTGGGACCCCAGCTGATGGCGGcgggggtcagggtggggggggCCCTGATGACTCAGGCCTCCAGCTCAGAGACCACAGTAGCTGGACTAGGCCCCGCATGCTTCGAGGGCTCTCTGCTCCACAGGCAGCCTGGAGCCCCGCCTGGACGGCCACCTGGAACCAGAGAAACACAGACCCATGCAAATGTCTTCTAGCAACAGCCCGGGGCGGGCACGGCCCAAGGCAGCTGGGCAAGCAGCCACCAACAACAGCCGTCGTTAGAAGTCCCACTGCCCAGCCCTGACGCGGAAAGGAGGGTCTGAGGTGTAGGCAGGCCGGGAAAGAGGGTGACAGTGCCGAGACTTGGCCTGGGGACCCCCACCGCCAGGCCCGCAGGATGCACGCAGGGGCCCGGGTGAGGGCTGGGACATCGGCGGGTACGCCACATGGGGAATCTGACACACGGGGATCCGGCTTTCACCACCCTGCCCCGGAGGGGGCCATCCCACCACCGCAGAGACGAGGAAGCAGGGGTCCCCCCACAAGGTGAAACAGCGTGCCTAATTTCCAGAACACCGTCCCCTTCCTGCCAACCGGAGAGCCAGAAAGAGCGCTCTGAGGGGCCTCAGCCCCCCCGGGGGGAGCCTCTTCCCAGGACCGGGCTACGTCGTTGCCAGGGCAAAGCACCCAGAGAAAACCCTGGGTCCCAGCTCGGGAGACTGGCTCTACCCCACAGGGACcggctctgtccctctctgggccAGCTTGTCACTGTCCACCTTGAAGGTACTGGTTCTGACCGTGCTGGGGCTGTGAGCGCGCGGAGGGGTTCCCCAGGGCACCCAGTGTGGGGAAGCCTGGCTCCAGCAGAACTGTTCGTTTACATGCATCGCACGGATCTACACGCGTGACAGACGTGTTCGCAGGACCCAGACAGCGGAGCGGGAGGATGGGCCAGCGGGACCCAAAGTGCCCCCACACCAGCCCCCTGGAGTGGCGTCACCATGGAAACTTCTCCTGAGAAACGCTACTGGGCCCTCAGCCTCCAGAGATAGCCGAGGAGGTCCCAAGGCCGCCCGggctccccctcccgccccctgccGACTGCTGGCCTCGGGCAGGGCCCCCAGGAGCACGCGAGGCTTCTTCCTGCCGACACTGTGCCCTTCCACGTGCCAGGCCTGGCACCATCTGGGACGACATGTTCCTACCACCTCCCCAAGGAGCCCAAACCCCACCGCGTGACAGTCTCCACGGCCGTAGGGGAGGTCCTGGCCACTGCCTCTCATCGCCTAAGTGCTCCCAAGTCTAGAACATTCCATGGCACACAGCAACTCATGCTGTCCACCTGCTTCCCACCCCGGTGCCCAGAGCGCTTTCCCTCACGTCGCCGCCCGCGGTAACTTGACTACCCTCCCAACAAAGGCGCCTAAAGCCCTCATAATCCCCTCCTTCCTAAACAGCTTCCTTGTGGCCCTGCCCTGGCTCAGTGGCCTTCCCTCAGTGACCCCcacctccttttcccttccaGAGCCAGAAGGCAAGTCTAACCCTGTCTGGTCAGTGCGGGAGGCACTGTGGGGACCCGGTTCGGCACAGACAATGTGGAAAGTGACCCAAAGTGCCTTCAGGAGCCACCAGACCCGCCTCCTCACCTGCATCTCACTAAACCTGCTTTTTGTCCAttgacaaatatttgctgaaagtcTTTGGCAGCCAGGCCCCAGATCCTGGAGATGGGAGGGGTTCCCAGGctgtgcaggggtggggcatTGCCCTTCCAGGGCACGTATATAGTGTGTCccaaaaggacacacacacacacacacacacacacgtacacacccaTGCATGACATCAGGGCGGAAATCCGAAAGATGGAGAGTCTGGATGTAAGAACCTGGGAGTGACTACACCTGTTCACAAGGCATCTTCCAGGTAATGAAAATACTCCAAAACTGGATTATGTAACTTCAGTAAAGTCACTGGCCTGTGCCTTTCAAATGAAGGAATTTACGACATGTAAATCGCACCTCATAAAAGCTGGTACAAATTAACGAGCAAGGAGTTAGGGAGGTGGAGGAGGCCGGGGCACATGCCTCGGTGTGGAGGC includes:
- the DEGS2 gene encoding sphingolipid delta(4)-desaturase/C4-monooxygenase DES2 isoform X1 produces the protein MAATRNPWLITSVFSIPSCFCLIKLHPWSNPPLSLRFWNPGTHCRRHRSSKYPAIKALMRPDPRLKWTVLGLVLAQLLACWLVRGLAWRWLLFWAYAFGGCVNHSLTLAIHDISHNAAFGTGRAAHNRWLAVFANLPVGVPYAASFKKYHVDHHRYLGGDGLDVDVPTRLEGWLFCTPARKLLWLALQPLFYSLRPLCVHPKAVTRMEVLNALVQLAADAAIFALWGLKPVVYLLASTLLGLGLHPISGHFVAEHYMFLKGHETYSYYGPLNWITFNVGYHVEHHDFPSIPGCNLPLVRKIAPEYYDHLPQHHSWVKVLWDFVLEDSLGPYARVKRVCKLAEERL
- the DEGS2 gene encoding sphingolipid delta(4)-desaturase/C4-monooxygenase DES2 isoform X2, with translation MRPDPRLKWTVLGLVLAQLLACWLVRGLAWRWLLFWAYAFGGCVNHSLTLAIHDISHNAAFGTGRAAHNRWLAVFANLPVGVPYAASFKKYHVDHHRYLGGDGLDVDVPTRLEGWLFCTPARKLLWLALQPLFYSLRPLCVHPKAVTRMEVLNALVQLAADAAIFALWGLKPVVYLLASTLLGLGLHPISGHFVAEHYMFLKGHETYSYYGPLNWITFNVGYHVEHHDFPSIPGCNLPLVRKIAPEYYDHLPQHHSWVKVLWDFVLEDSLGPYARVKRVCKLAEERL
- the DEGS2 gene encoding sphingolipid delta(4)-desaturase/C4-monooxygenase DES2 isoform X3: MGNCAGRTDFEWVYTDQPHTQRRKEMLAKYPAIKALMRPDPRLKWTVLGLVLAQLLACWLVRGLAWRWLLFWAYAFGGCVNHSLTLAIHDISHNAAFGTGRAAHNRWLAVFANLPVGVPYAASFKKYHVDHHRYLGGDGLDVDVPTRLEGWLFCTPARKLLWLALQPLFYSLRPLCVHPKAVTRMEVLNALVQLAADAAIFALWGLKPVVYLLASTLLGLGLHPISGHFVAEHYMFLKGHETYSYYGPLNWITFNVGYHVEHHDFPSIPGCNLPLVRKIAPEYYDHLPQHHSWVKVLWDFVLEDSLGPYARVKRVCKLAEERL